TTATGTTATTATTTATATGATAATGGTTAGTCTGCTTTTGTATGTAGACATAAAAGGTATAAATGTGCTTGGTGGTCAGAGATGGATAAAAATTGGACCATTTTCGTTTCAACCGTCTGAGATTTCTAAATTGCTCATGGTAATATTTTTTGCAAAAGTTGTTACAATGCAGGAAAATATTAATAAATTCAAAACATTGGTAAAAGCATTAATTTTCACTGCAATTCCTATAGTTCTTGTTTTAAAACAACCTGACTTGGGAACAGCTTCTGTGTTCATCGCCATAATTGCTACAATTTTATTTGTTGCAGGGCTGGACTTGAGATATTTCTATGCAGCAATTGGTGCACTATTGATTTTTATTCCTATTGCATGGGAATTTGTTCTTCATGAATATCAAAAAGATAGAATAAGAATATTTTTGAATCCCCAGCTTGACCCGATGGGAAAAGGATGGCAGGTAATATACTCTCAGATAGCTATAGGGTCAGGAAGAGTATTTGGGAAAGGTTTGTTTATGGGAACAATCAACAGACTTGATTATCTTCCAGTTAAAGAATCTGATTTTATATTTGGCGTAGCAGGTGAAGAACTTGGATTTGTAGGATGTATAATTATAATAGTGATATATGCACTGCTTATATTGAGTCTTATTAAAATAGCATCCACTTGTAAAGATAAACTTGGTTCTTATATTGTTGCTGGAGTTGCAGGAATGTTTGGTTTTCAGATGTTTGTCAATATTGCAATGACTCTTGGGATAATGCCAGTGACTGGAATTCCTTTGCCCTTTGTAAGCTATGGTGGAAGTTCGATGCTTACTTCCATGGCATCACTTGGAATAGTGCAAAGCATTTATAAGGAAAATATAAAAACTATGTTTTGAGGTGAAGAGAATGAATATAGCACTTATAGCCCACGACAAGAAAAAAGAACTCATGGTTCAGTTTGCAATAGCTTATAAGTTTATACTGTCAAAACATACATTATATGCAACAGGAACCACTGGAAGATTAATTCAGGAAGCAACAGGACTTGAGGTTCATAGATTTCTTCCAGGTCCGCTCGGAGGGGACCAACAGATAGGGTCGTTGATTGCATACAATCAGATTGACATGGTGATATTTTTAAGAGACCCACTTACAGCTCAGCCTCATGAGCCAGATGTAAATGCACTTTTGCGTCTTTGTGATGTCCATAATATTCCTCTTGCAACAAACATTGCAACAGCCGAACTTTTGATAAAAGCTCTTGATAGAGGAGACTTATCATGGCGTGAAATTGTAAATCCAAAATTGCAAAAAAACAAGAGTGATAAGTGATGATAAAAGGGAAGGTTAGAGTTGATAGAAGAACTAAAAACTTGGTAAGAAGACTAAGACCAGGTGAAATACCTGTTATAATGCACGAGGATATTGATGAGGTAGCTGCATATTCTCTTTTGGAGAAAAAAGTGAGGGTTGTAATCAATTGTGCTAAATCTTTTACAGGGAAATTTCCAGCAGTTGGTGCAAAGATTCTTCTTGCACATGATGTGATCATAATTGATAATTTAGGGGAAGATGTATTTAATCGAATAAGAGAAGGGGACGTTGTAGAAATCGAAGATGATAAGATATTTTTAAATGGTAATTATCTATGCATTGCAAAATATCTTACTAAAGAAGAATTTGAATCATTTTATCAAAAGAGTTTCAAAGAAATGGAAAATCTTTTGGAAGATTTTATAGAAAATACATTGGAGTATGCAAAAAAAGAAAAAGGATTTATCTTAGGACAATTTGAAATGCCTGATATTTCAACTAAAATTGCTGGCAGACATGTACTTGTTGTGACAAGAGGAAGCAGTTTTAAAAAAGATATAAAAGCAATAAAAGGTTATATTACAGAGGTAAAACCAGTTGTGATTGCAGTTGATGGCGCTGCTGATGCATTGCTTGAGGAAAAGATAAGACCAAACATTATAATTGGGGATATGGATAGTGTATCTGAAGAAAGTCTTTACAAATGTGACGAGATAATTGTTCATTCATATCCAAATGGATATGCACCAGGGCTAAGAAAAATACAGGCTTTAGGACTTAAGGCAAAAACAATAGCATGCCCTGGTACGAGTGAAGATGTTGCTTTGCTTTTGGCTTATGAAAAGGGGGCAGAACTTATAGTTTCGGTTGGTTCTCACAGCAGTATGCTTGATTTTTTAGAGAAAGGTCGAAAAGGAATGTCAAGCACTTTTCTGGTCAGGCTAAAAATAGGTTCAAAGCTTGTGGATGCAAGAGGTGTATCCAAGCTTTATACTGAAAAGGTAAGTTTCAAGTATATTGGGGTTTTGTTGTTTTCTGCACTTATTCCTATACTTGCAATCCTGATGGTAACTCCGCCTTTTCAATACTTTTTCTATTTAATTCAACTAAAACTGAGAGTAATCTTGAGGTAGGAAAGAATGAATGGTGTGAGTATAAAGTATTTCGTTATTACTATTGCTTCTATCTTTGTTGCTCTTGGAGTTGGGATTCTTATTGGATTTTCTGTAAATAGTGAAAAATTTGTTCAAAAACAGTTTCAGCAGCAGTTAAGCTTTATAGATAAGAATTTAGTTGAGTTAAAAAAAGAAAATGACAGGCTTTTAAAAGAGATCGATGAGTACAAAACACAAATAAATCAACTGGGAAAAATAAATAACACTCTTGTAAATGCATATCTTAAAACATGCAAAAGTAATGCAGTTGTGAGTCTCATTTTAACATCAACAGATTATTCATACAACGACCTAATAGATTTTTTGAGAAAAAACCAAATAAAGTTAGCAAGAATTGTTAAAATAAAACGGACGTTTGTGGACGTTTTGAATAACAAGACAAACGATTTTCCGGAATACAAACTTCCGGAAGATGCAATAAATACTCTAATATTGTATGCGGTATTTGATATGAAGGGTGAACTTTTATCAAAACTTACAGAAAAAAGATATACAGAAATAAATAGACTATCAGGAGAAATTGCCGATACAATTTTAATAGCAGGTGGAAATACCATTCAGAACGATACTTTTAACGCAATTGATAGAAGATTTATTGAAAAGTTGAGAAATATAAATGATCTCAACATTATTGGGGTTGAGCAATCATACAGTGAGATAAACTATTGTGAAAAGTACAAAAGCATGGGCTTAGATACAGTTGATAACGTTGATGAACTGACTGGAAAAGTTTCACTTATTGAGCTTATAAGAGGCGGAAATGGCAATTATGGTATTAAAAAAGAAGCAAACCTTCTGATGCCTAATACTTTTACAAGTATTGATGTTTCTGAAAATTCATTGAAAAAAAGAAGAGAAAGTTTGATTGAACAATATCAAAGTTTACAGTCTGCAAATATTATTCAATAGAGTTAGTGTTTGCAAACTTCTTACGAGAGGAAGAAAACAATTGAATATAGTTGTGGTAATTCCTGTATATAATCCTCCACAATCTCTTGAAAAGCTTCTTCTGGACTTATCTAACATAAAGTTTATAAAAAATATACTTGTTATTGATGATGGTTCTGAGAAAAAAAATTTACTAAAGTGTGATAAGTGTACTATACTAAAACATGATAAAAACAAAGGCAAAGGTGCGGCTCTTAAAACAGCATTTGAATATCTCAAAAACAAGAATTTTGATAAAATAATACTTTTAGATGGAGATATAAAAGTAAATAAAGAAGATCTGCAAGCATTTTGCGAGAACGTATTTATTCTAAATGATAAACAAGTGGTAATTGGTTATCCTGTAAAAGTGAGAAAAAAGGGATTTGGAGTTGTCAAAAAGTTTGCTAAGTTTGTAGTGAGAATTTATACCAGAAAAGAGGTTGATCATTGTCTCAGTGGTCAGAGGATAATTCCATTTTCTGCTTTAAAAGATATTAAATATATTCCTAACAGATATGGAGTAGATATTTCAATGTTAATTGATTTTATTAAGATGGGTTATGAGATAAAAGAGGTTGAGTTTGATTTTTCACACGACGAAAAGGGAAAAAGTTTGAAAGATTTATTACATAAAATTCGACAGATGAAGGATATATTTTGGGTTTTTATTACTAAATGGAGGGCGTGAAAAATCTGGTAAAGGATTATTTAATTTTTTGTGGTTTCGAAATAGCGATGCTAATTCTTTCCACTTTTTATCTTAAAAAATACAATCTTTTGTTGAAAGAAAATTTTAGAGGTAAGAAAATCCCGTGTTGTATGGGGATTATTTTGTCGCTGAGTTGGGTTATATATTTATTACAGATATTTTTTCATAATTCAAATGCAAAATGGTTAGTTTTAGCTATTTCGATGTGGTTCATATCCTTTATAGGTTTGTTGGACGACATTTTTGGTGACAATAAAAGCAAAGGTTTTAAAGGACATGTTATAAGATTTATAAAAGATGGTGAATTTTCAACTGGACTATTAAAAATGGTGTCAGTGCCAGTTGTAATTTTTATGTCAAGCGTCATTTTGCAAAAAGAAATAGTCGAATCAGTGTTTTATGCTATTTTCGGTTCACTGTGTGTTAATCTCTTTAACCTGTTTGACCTTCGACCTGGCAGATGCATAAAAGTGCTATGGATATTTGTTATGTTGTTGAGTTTTTTTATGCATTTTGACAGTACGGCAGTTGTGCTTTTTGCTTTAACCATTCCGTTTTTCATAGGTGATTTAAGAGAATTTTATATGCTTGGAGATGCCGGCTCTAATGCGATAGGGTATCTGTTCTTTCTGTTTTTGACAAATAGCTATTCAAAAACTTACAATTCGCCTTTGATATGGGTTGCGTTTGTAGTTGTTTTCGGACTCAATGTTTTATCTGAACACATCTCGTTTTCAAAGGTTATTGAAAAAAATACACTTTTAAATTTAATAGATATGTTAGGGCGAAAAAATTAATAACTTGAATTTATTTTTCGGATATTGTAATATATTCACTGTTGTTTAAAGTTTTCGGCAAGGAGGTAAATAGAAATTGGCTGAGATGGAACTTTGGTTTACCGAGCAACAGACTCCTGACTTGGGATTTACATGCAAGATAACAAAAACCATCTACACAGCAAAGACTCAATACCAAGACTTAGCAATACTTGAAACAAAACAGTTTGGCAGGATGCTTGTACTGGACGGTGCTGTTCAGACAACAATTGCAGATGAATTTTGTTACCATGAGTTAATTTCTCATGTTCCTTTATTCACCCATCCAAATCCCAAAAAGGTTGCTGTCATAGGTGGGGGAGACGGAGGAGTTATTAGAGAAATTCTCAAACATGACGAGGTTGAAAAGGCATATTTAATAGAGATTGATAGAGAAGTTATAGAAGCAAGCAAGAAATACCTTCCTGAGATAAGTTGTGCGCTTGATGATGAAAGGGCAGAGGTCATTATAACCGATGGAATAAAATTTGTATCCGAGAACAAAAATATGTTTGATGTTATAATTGTGGATTCAACAGACCCTGTTGGTCCTGCAGTGGGACTTTTTCAAGATAGTTTTTATAAGGCAGTGTTTGAATGCTTAAAAGAAGATGGGCTTTTTGTTGCACAGACCGAGTCGCCTTTTTATGATCAGGACCTGATAAAAAATGTATTTCACGCTGTGAAGTCCATTTTCCCAATAACAAGACTTTATCTTGGATTTATTCCAACGTATCCGAGCGGACTTTGGAGTTTTACTCTTGGTTCTAAAAAGTATGACCCACTTGAGGTAGATGTTTCAAGGATAAAAAGGATTGATACAAAGTATTACAATCCAGAGTTGCATAAAGCTCTATTTGCACTGCCAACTTTTGTTCAAGAAATTATAAAGTAAAAAAGGGGTTAAAATGAATGAGTTTTAATCTCTACAAACCCTTTTTCCTATGTGCTTCAGAGAAGTACGAAGATAGTCTCATAGTTTTAGCAGGAATTCCTATGGATTTCACAGTAAGCTTTAAACCTGGCTCGCGTTTTGCTCCTGCAAAAATAAGAGAAGTGTCAATAGAGCTGGAAGAGTATTCTATCTATCAAGACAAAAGCCTGTATGATAAGACCTTTTGTGATATGGGAGATTTAGAGCTTCCTTTTGGAAATATCGAAAAAAGTATTGAGACAATATACCAGTTTGCTTGTAAGTTGTTTGAAGATAATAAAGTTCCTATTTTCTTAGGCGGTGAACATCTAATCAGCTTTCCTCTCATAAAAGCGGCGGCAAATTCAAATGGTAAAGAGTTTTATGTTCTTCACTTTGATGCTCATGCTGATATGAGAGAGGAGTATCTTGGCGAAAAGTTTTCGCATGCAACTGTTATGAGAAGAGTGGGTGAGGTAATAGGTTTTAAGAATATATACCAGTTTGGTATAAGGTCGGGGTCTAAAGAAGAGATTGAATTTGCAAGAAGAGATAGCAATCTTTATTTTATCAACAAGTGGAATGATATTAATAATGTTATTAAAGATTTGAATGGTAAGAAGGTATATCTCTCGATAGATATAGACGTGTTTGATCCGGCTTTTGCCCCTGGTACAGGAACACCAGAACCAGGCGGAATTTTATCTTCAGACTTTTTTGAGATTTTACTTAAATTAAAAGACCTTAACATAATAGGAGCAGACATAGTAGAGGTTGCTCCATATTATGATATTTCTGATAGAACAGCACTACTTGCTGCAAAGATAGTAAGAGAGCTGATATTGATGATTGAATAAAAAGTATAAATTATGCATTAAAAAATAACAGGGTGTGGACCACTTATAAAATAGTACTTTTTCAAAGTCCACACCCTCATTTTGTTTTTTCAATTTTTTTCTTGCTAAAAATATTTGGATGTTATAAAATAGAAATTAGCATAATATATTAATACCAGATATTAATACTACATGATAAATCACCTTTGAGGAGGATTTTTAATGACAAACAAGCTCAGAGAGCTCAAGCAAAAGAGAGAAAGAATACTAAAGCTTGGTGGAGAAGATAAAATAAAAAAACAGCATGATAGCAAAAAACTTACTTGTAGAGAGAGAATAGAATATTTACTTGACCCTGGAAGCTTCAATGAAATAGATATGTTTGTTGAACACAGATGTCAAGAATTTGATATGAAAGATACATTTGTCCCCTGTGATGGTGTTGTAACGGGTTATGGAACAATCAATGGCAGAAAAGTTTTTGTTTATGCTCAAGATTTTACTTCGATAGGCGGTTCTCTTGGCGAGATGCATGCAAAAAAGATTTGTAAAGTTTTGGACTTAGCATTAAAATATGGTTGTCCAGTGATAGGTATAAATGATTCTGGTGGTGCAAGAATTCAAGAAGGTGTTGATGCATTAGCAGGATATGGTGAAATCTTCTATAGAAATACCATGGCATCAGGTGTAATTCCACAAATTGCAGCTATAATGGGACCTTGTGCAGGTGGAGCTGTATACTCTCCTGCTATTATGGATTTTATTTTTATGGTGGACAAAACCAGCCAAATGTTTGTTACAGGACCTCAGGTTATAAAAGCTGTGACTGGAGAGGAGATATCCTTTGAAGAGCTTGGTGGCGCTTACACTCACAGCTCAAAGAGTGGAGTTGCTCATTTTATTGCAGAGGATGAGTATCACCTACTTGATATGATAAAGTATTTATTGTCGTTTATACCTTCAAATAACATGGAAGACCCACCTTTTATAATGTCATCTGATTCAGAAAAAAGATTTGTTCCCGAGCTCGAAAATATAATTCCGCAAGAGCCAAACAAAGCTTATGATGTAAAAGAAATAATTTATAAAGTAGTAGACAACCAAGAATTTTTAGAAGTACAACCTTATTTTGCTCAAAATGCTGTTGTAGGATTTGGTAGAATAGGGGGCTTTAGCGTAGGAATTGTAGCAAATCAGCCCAAAGTGAACGCTGGAGTGCTTGATTATGATTCGTCTGACAAGATAGCACGATTTGTAAGATTTTGTGATGCTTTTAATATTCCCATAATAACATTTACAGACGTGCCTGGATTTTTGCCAGGTGTTAACCAAGAGCACAATGGAATAATTCGTCATGGGGCTAAGGTTTTGTATGCATACTCAGAGGCAACAGTTCCAAAGATAAATGTAATTTTGAGAAAAGCATATGGTGGGGCTTACATTGCAATGAGCAGCAAACACATTGGTGCAGACTTTGTGTTTGCATGGCCAACTGCCGAGATAGCTGTTATGGGACCAGATGGCGCAGCAAATATTATATTTAGAAAAGAGATACAAAGCGCTCAAAATCCCGAAGAGGAAAGAAAAAGAAGGATAGAAGAGTATACTCAAAAGTTTGCAAATCCATACATTGCAGCTGCCCGTGGGTATGTTGACGATGTGATTGAGCCACAGCTTACCCGTAACAAAATCATTGAGGCGCTCAAAATTTCCATTACAAAAAGAGAGCAAAGGCCCCCAAAAAAGCATGGCAATATTCCATTATAAAATGTATTTTTGTAAAAAAAGGAGAGTGTTTTAAAAATGTATGCTCAGGTCAGTACTATTTCAACCATTACAAAAGAAGAACTTGCTTGTATTTGTGCATGTCTGCACATTGTGATGGGTGAAGGTCAATATAAAATTACCAACATAACTAAACAGCAAAACAAGTGGGTCAAAGGTGCAAGAGAAATGATGCTCAATCAGTCACAGATGTTTTATAGATGGAGGTAAAGCTTGTGATGAGAAAGTTCAAGGTGAAGATCAATAGCCAAGAATTTGTTGTAGAAGTGGAAGAAATAGGAGTTGAAAATGCTACTTCTGTCGTGCCAAGGCCTAAGATTGGCCATTTTGAGCCAAAACAGGAAAAACATGAGGATAAAACAAAACAAAGCCCTGTACTTTCTTCTGATAAAAATTCGGTTGTTGCCCAGCTTCCGGGTACTATTGTAAGGCTGCTAAAAAGTGAAGGTGATGTTGTTGATGCAAATGAACCTGTTTTAATTCTTGAAGCCATGAAAATGGAAAATGAAATAACTGCACCTGTCAAAGGAAAAATTAAAAGAATACATGTAAAGGAAGGGCAGAAGGTAGCAAAAGGAGATTTGCTATTTGAAATAGAGTAAGAAAAATTTTCTGGAGGTTTTAAAAATAATGGGGGTAAAAATAACAGAAACAATACTCAGAGATGCTCATCAGTCACTCATTGCAACCCGCATGACAACTGAACAGATGCTTGAGATTGCTCCTGTGCTTGACCAAGTTGGTTATTATTCGGTTGAGTGCTGGGGCGGTGCTACATTTGATGCGTGTCTGAGGTTTTTCAATGAAGACCCATGGGAAAGATTAAAAAGACTGAGAACTGCTTTTAAAAAGACAAAGCTCCAGATGCTTCTTCGAGGACAAAATCTTGTTGGGTATAGACATTATTCTGATGATG
The sequence above is drawn from the Caldicellulosiruptor bescii DSM 6725 genome and encodes:
- the mgsA gene encoding methylglyoxal synthase; translation: MNIALIAHDKKKELMVQFAIAYKFILSKHTLYATGTTGRLIQEATGLEVHRFLPGPLGGDQQIGSLIAYNQIDMVIFLRDPLTAQPHEPDVNALLRLCDVHNIPLATNIATAELLIKALDRGDLSWREIVNPKLQKNKSDK
- a CDS encoding acyl-CoA carboxylase subunit beta; translation: MTNKLRELKQKRERILKLGGEDKIKKQHDSKKLTCRERIEYLLDPGSFNEIDMFVEHRCQEFDMKDTFVPCDGVVTGYGTINGRKVFVYAQDFTSIGGSLGEMHAKKICKVLDLALKYGCPVIGINDSGGARIQEGVDALAGYGEIFYRNTMASGVIPQIAAIMGPCAGGAVYSPAIMDFIFMVDKTSQMFVTGPQVIKAVTGEEISFEELGGAYTHSSKSGVAHFIAEDEYHLLDMIKYLLSFIPSNNMEDPPFIMSSDSEKRFVPELENIIPQEPNKAYDVKEIIYKVVDNQEFLEVQPYFAQNAVVGFGRIGGFSVGIVANQPKVNAGVLDYDSSDKIARFVRFCDAFNIPIITFTDVPGFLPGVNQEHNGIIRHGAKVLYAYSEATVPKINVILRKAYGGAYIAMSSKHIGADFVFAWPTAEIAVMGPDGAANIIFRKEIQSAQNPEEERKRRIEEYTQKFANPYIAAARGYVDDVIEPQLTRNKIIEALKISITKREQRPPKKHGNIPL
- a CDS encoding glycosyltransferase family 2 protein; its protein translation is MNIVVVIPVYNPPQSLEKLLLDLSNIKFIKNILVIDDGSEKKNLLKCDKCTILKHDKNKGKGAALKTAFEYLKNKNFDKIILLDGDIKVNKEDLQAFCENVFILNDKQVVIGYPVKVRKKGFGVVKKFAKFVVRIYTRKEVDHCLSGQRIIPFSALKDIKYIPNRYGVDISMLIDFIKMGYEIKEVEFDFSHDEKGKSLKDLLHKIRQMKDIFWVFITKWRA
- the rodA gene encoding rod shape-determining protein RodA; the protein is MIVKNEQTIKKRFNAFLTILVIILCLTGFILIASATNVLETGKYKLVISQVIWFCLGLSLYFIFSLIDYRIFANFYVIIYMIMVSLLLYVDIKGINVLGGQRWIKIGPFSFQPSEISKLLMVIFFAKVVTMQENINKFKTLVKALIFTAIPIVLVLKQPDLGTASVFIAIIATILFVAGLDLRYFYAAIGALLIFIPIAWEFVLHEYQKDRIRIFLNPQLDPMGKGWQVIYSQIAIGSGRVFGKGLFMGTINRLDYLPVKESDFIFGVAGEELGFVGCIIIIVIYALLILSLIKIASTCKDKLGSYIVAGVAGMFGFQMFVNIAMTLGIMPVTGIPLPFVSYGGSSMLTSMASLGIVQSIYKENIKTMF
- a CDS encoding copper transporter yields the protein MNGVSIKYFVITIASIFVALGVGILIGFSVNSEKFVQKQFQQQLSFIDKNLVELKKENDRLLKEIDEYKTQINQLGKINNTLVNAYLKTCKSNAVVSLILTSTDYSYNDLIDFLRKNQIKLARIVKIKRTFVDVLNNKTNDFPEYKLPEDAINTLILYAVFDMKGELLSKLTEKRYTEINRLSGEIADTILIAGGNTIQNDTFNAIDRRFIEKLRNINDLNIIGVEQSYSEINYCEKYKSMGLDTVDNVDELTGKVSLIELIRGGNGNYGIKKEANLLMPNTFTSIDVSENSLKKRRESLIEQYQSLQSANIIQ
- the speB gene encoding agmatinase: MSFNLYKPFFLCASEKYEDSLIVLAGIPMDFTVSFKPGSRFAPAKIREVSIELEEYSIYQDKSLYDKTFCDMGDLELPFGNIEKSIETIYQFACKLFEDNKVPIFLGGEHLISFPLIKAAANSNGKEFYVLHFDAHADMREEYLGEKFSHATVMRRVGEVIGFKNIYQFGIRSGSKEEIEFARRDSNLYFINKWNDINNVIKDLNGKKVYLSIDIDVFDPAFAPGTGTPEPGGILSSDFFEILLKLKDLNIIGADIVEVAPYYDISDRTALLAAKIVRELILMIE
- the speE gene encoding polyamine aminopropyltransferase, which produces MELWFTEQQTPDLGFTCKITKTIYTAKTQYQDLAILETKQFGRMLVLDGAVQTTIADEFCYHELISHVPLFTHPNPKKVAVIGGGDGGVIREILKHDEVEKAYLIEIDREVIEASKKYLPEISCALDDERAEVIITDGIKFVSENKNMFDVIIVDSTDPVGPAVGLFQDSFYKAVFECLKEDGLFVAQTESPFYDQDLIKNVFHAVKSIFPITRLYLGFIPTYPSGLWSFTLGSKKYDPLEVDVSRIKRIDTKYYNPELHKALFALPTFVQEIIK
- a CDS encoding acetyl-CoA carboxylase biotin carboxyl carrier protein subunit — protein: MRKFKVKINSQEFVVEVEEIGVENATSVVPRPKIGHFEPKQEKHEDKTKQSPVLSSDKNSVVAQLPGTIVRLLKSEGDVVDANEPVLILEAMKMENEITAPVKGKIKRIHVKEGQKVAKGDLLFEIE
- the steA gene encoding putative cytokinetic ring protein SteA; the protein is MIKGKVRVDRRTKNLVRRLRPGEIPVIMHEDIDEVAAYSLLEKKVRVVINCAKSFTGKFPAVGAKILLAHDVIIIDNLGEDVFNRIREGDVVEIEDDKIFLNGNYLCIAKYLTKEEFESFYQKSFKEMENLLEDFIENTLEYAKKEKGFILGQFEMPDISTKIAGRHVLVVTRGSSFKKDIKAIKGYITEVKPVVIAVDGAADALLEEKIRPNIIIGDMDSVSEESLYKCDEIIVHSYPNGYAPGLRKIQALGLKAKTIACPGTSEDVALLLAYEKGAELIVSVGSHSSMLDFLEKGRKGMSSTFLVRLKIGSKLVDARGVSKLYTEKVSFKYIGVLLFSALIPILAILMVTPPFQYFFYLIQLKLRVILR